A genomic region of Oncorhynchus mykiss isolate Arlee chromosome 16, USDA_OmykA_1.1, whole genome shotgun sequence contains the following coding sequences:
- the gpr182 gene encoding G-protein coupled receptor 182 produces the protein MNEHDFHNSSFNFFNGTPWFVYECTISLDKDYRRIALFLLYLLLFMVGLAENTLVVWVNWRRRHSANGVLFCVINVSLSDLMVVLMMPFFMLEVTMDKVWLWGRFLCKATHLIYTVNFYSSSFFLAFMTLERYLSLSRPSSPACFPVARRRRWLLCGALWFFSLFLALLENFHVDLLEWDEPGCYMLPDYIEWFVSISFLCLIFQFLVPVSIIVTCNVLIARAVRSAPDVQGRRDVWLVHVYSLVFVLCWLPYHMVMFLIMVDDLDPHVFSCNTVEVLYFSFSVVQCLSLFHCIANPVLYNFLSKSFRNNLINAVVHYTPREDPGGLNPQETAPKAGGPGTGKKERKLSNMSTSHSDVAAS, from the coding sequence ATGAACGAACACGACTTCCACAACTCCTCGTTTAATTTCTTCAATGGCACACCGTGGTTCGTCTATGAGTGCACCATCAGTCTGGATAAGGACTATCGGCGGATCGCCCTGTTCCTGCTCTACCTGCTGCTGTTCATGGTGGGGCTGGCTGAGAACACCTTGGTGGTGTGGGTCAACTGGCGCCGGCGCCACTCGGCCAACGGCGTCTTGTTCTGTGTCATCAACGTGAGCCTGTCGGACCTGATGGTGGTTCTGATGATGCCCTTCTTCATGCTGGAGGTCACCATGGACAAGGTGTGGCTGTGGGGCCGCTTCCTGTGTAAAGCCACCCACCTCATCTACACAGTCAACTTCTACAGCAGCTCCTTCTTCCTGGCCTTCATGACCCTGGAGCGCTACCTGTCCCTGTCCAGGCCCTCGTCTCCCGCCTGCTTCCCCGTGGCCAGGCGTCGCCGCTGGCTGCTCTGTGGTGCTCTGTGGTTCTTCTCCCTGTTCCTGGCTCTGCTGGAGAACTTCCACGTGGACCTGCTGGAGTGGGACGAGCCCGGCTGCTACATGCTGCCAGACTACATTGAGTGGTTCGTCTCCATATCCTTCCTCTGCCTCATCTTCCAGTTCCTGGTCCCGGTCTCCATCATCGTCACGTGTAACGTGCTGATCGCCCGGGCGGTGCGCTCCGCTCCAGACGTGCAGGGAAGACGGGATGTGTGGCTGGTGCACGTGTACTCCCTTGTGTTTGTCCTCTGCTGGCTACCGTACCACATGGTCATGTTCCTGATAATGGTGGATGATCTGGACCCTCACGTGTTCAGCTGCAACACAGTGGAGGTGCTCTACTTCTCCTTCAGTGTGGTCCAGTGCCTGTCCCTCTTCCATTGCATCGCCAACCCAGTCCTCTACAACTTTCTCAGCAAGAGCTTCCGCAACAACCTGATCAATGCTGTGGTCCACTATACACCCAGGGAGGACCCAGGCGGGTTGAATCCCCAAGAAACTGCACCCAAAGCAGGAGGACCAGGCACAGGGAAGAAGGAACGCAAGCTTAGCAACATGAGTACCAGCCATTCTGACGTTGCTGCCTCGTAG
- the LOC110492013 gene encoding zinc finger and BTB domain-containing protein 39, translated as MRIRLQGLGHAAGLLTELNHCRLSRLFCDVILQVGSRSFTVHRAVLACAGTHFRSLFSGRGKQIGTSGAGATTTYSLDFVSPANFEKVLTFIYTGEIFTDLIDVGVLYELAERLGVRELVRACHTTFPDLQQLGSGSADCVADGDLDSDMVAAAAGSSMCSSSAASCSSLSSSAGPSAAPTPASAPSPLPLPQGSRVARLGRSVGHTVTLSLPLKAEDEQSHLGYGQMAEDKQIQLAGDQQSSVGSLSTVAVGATPGLLLPLQLKTEEGVEVMMGDRVGNNEEEQMVASGSRAGSPTPCVSDACSFPDSSAQLGRVVCGVEAPCAPSSFRDLQSGVGSLQSGGVDGLNSGHTGVTGVIFEGEENEEDNEEEREQLLGDEEGTDGGGDLWRPLAEDVIELSDDENYMEEEEDEEDDEDEDFVCVENGAVVGREGVDPGQKSGMVVCKACGMELLTESAALGAHAETHLTETGTCRVCGASFPGDRGASITHALSHVVFSCDMCHLQFCSQAKLVRHRRQAAARYTLPSQLHTATQGHNGELQCAVCNKTLTKDFQVIRDHLLSHVSIQSLSCGVCLLPQPSLCALLWHALTHLSLPVYSCPLCACGFLDRPLLDRHMALHAEEAETDREAMRAHKAAGAEGEEELRCFLCPQTFRSGTAFQYHLSFHTNETQPQGQGSQGWTGKRKADQLEYSCSSSSPLEAGSLGKLGNMGFDLGMGSFRLSDKLLQGALASGFSAGLLSNGNSSSMGGLGMGAATPRGKWYRCRFCGKRFAHSGEFTYHLRIHTGEKPYQCKVCLRFFRGRSTMICHLKTHAGALMYRCTVCGLYFSTLKLVSSHMAIHKDHLPPDFNIEQTFMYNDHSKEPLPALDT; from the exons ATGAGGATACGGCTGCAGGGCTTAGGCCATGCCGCCGGCCTCCTCACCGAGCTCAATCACTGCCGTCTCTCCCGCCTCTTCTGTGATGTCATCCTCCAGGTGGGGAGCCGCTCCTTCACGGTGCACCGTGCGGTGCTCGCTTGCGCTGGGACACACTTCCGTAGCCTGTTCTCAGGTAGGGGGAAACAGATCGGAACCTCTGGAGCCGGAGCTACGACAACGTACTCTCTGGACTTTGTGTCCCCGGCCAACTTTGAGAAGGTGCTGACGTTCATCTACACCGGAGAGATCTTCACAGACCTGATAGATGTAGGGGTGCTGTATGAGCTGGCAGAGAGACTGGGGGTGAGAGAGCTGGTGAGAGCCTGTCACACTACCTTCCCTGACCTGCAGCAGCTGGGCTCAGGGTCTGCAGACTGTGTGGCGGATGGAGACCTGGACTCTGACATGGTTGCTGCTGCAGCTGGGTCATCAATGTGTTCGTCGTCTGCAGCATCTTGTTCCTCTCTGTCGTCATCTGCTGGTCCCTCGGCTGCTCCTACCCCGGCGTCAGCAccatcacctctccctctcccccagggCAGCAGGGTGGCCAGGCTGGGCCGGAGTGTtggacacacagtcactctgtccCTGCCTCTCAAAGCAGAAGATGAGCAGTCTCACCTGGGCTATGGACAGATGGCAGAAGACAAACAGATACAGCTGGCTGGAGATCAGCAGAGTTCAGTAGGTAGTCTCTCCACTGTAGCTGTTGGGGCCACCCCAGGACTTCTCCTTCCCTTGCAGCTGAAGACTGAGGAGGGCGTGGAGGTGATGATGGGAGACAGGGTTGGTAACAATGAGGAGGAACAGATGGTAGCTAGTGGGAGTAGAGCTGGTTCTCCAACTCCATGTGTGTCTGACGCCTGCTCCTTCCCTGACTCGTCAGCCCAGCTGGGAAGGGTGGTCTGTGGGGTGGAGGCTCCCTGCGCCCCCTCCTCCTTTAGAGACCTGCAGTCGGGGGTCGGGAGTCTGCAGTCGGGGGGGGTGGATGGGCTTAACTCTGGCCACACAGGGGTGACAGGGGTCATCTTCGAAGGGGAGGAGAATGAAGAAGataatgaggaagagagagagcagctaCTGGGAGACGAAGAAGGGACTGACGGAGGAGGGGACCTGTGGAGACCCCTGGCTGAAGATGTCATTGAGCTGAGCGATGATGAGAATTacatggaggaggaagaagatgagGAGGACGATGAAGATGAGGACTTTGTGTGTGTGGAGAATGGAGCAGTGGTTGGCAGAGAGGGAGTGGACCCTGGCCAGAAGTCGGGTATGGTGGTGTGTAAAGCCTGTGGGATGGAACTGTTAACAGAGTCTGCTGCCCTGGGGGCCCACGCGGAGACCCACCTTACTGAGACAGGGACCTGCAGGGTGTGTGGGGCATCTTTCCCTGGGGACCGCGGGGCCAGCATCACCCACGCCCTGTCCCATGTGGTTTTCTCCTGTGACATGTGTCATCTCCAGTTCTGCAGCCAGGCCAAGCTGGTACGCCACAGACGCCAGGCGGCTGCTCGGTACACCCTCCCCAGTCAGCTCCACACCGCCACCCAGGGGCACAATGGGGAGCTGCAGTGTGCCGTCTGTAACAAAACCCTCACCAAGGATTTCCAG GTCATCAGGGATCACCTGCTGAGTCACGTGTCTATCCAGTCACTGAGCTGTGGTGTGTGCCTGTTACCCCAGCCCTCCCTGTGTGCCCTGCTGTGGCACGCCCTCACCCACCTCTCCCTGCCAGTCTACTCCTGCCCTCTCTGTGCCTGCGGCTTCCTGGATCGCCCTCTGCTGGACAGACACATGGCCCTGCATGCCGAGGAGGCAGAAACTGACAGAGAGGCCATGAGGGCTCATAAAGCAGccggggcagagggagaggaggagctgCGTTGCTTCTTATGCCCACAGACCTTCCGCTCTGGCACAGCCTTCCAGTACCACCTGAGTTTTCACACCAATGAGACCCAGCCCCAGGGACAGGGCAGTCAGGGGTGGACAGGGAAACGTAAGGCTGACCAGCTGGAgtactcctgctcctcctcctcacccctggAGGCTGGCAGCCTGGGGAAGCTTGGCAACATGGGCTTTGACCTGGGGATGGGCTCCTTCCGCCTCTCAGACAAGCTGCTTCAGGGGGCCTTGGCATCTGGCTTCTCCGCAGGCCTCCTGTCCAATGGGAACTCCTCTAGCATGGGTGGGTTGGGCATGGGCGCCGCTACTCCCCGGGGGAAATGGTACCGCTGTCGCTTCTGCGGCAAACGCTTCGCCCACTCTGGCGAGTTCACCTACCACCTGCGCATTCACACTGGGGAGAAGCCGTACCAGTGCAAGGTGTGCCTGAGGTTCTTCCGAGGCCGCTCCACCATGATCTGCCACCTGAAGACCCACGCCGGGGCGCTCATGTACCGCTGCACTGTCTGCGGCCTGTATTTCTCCACGCTCAAGCTGGTGTCCTCCCACATGGCGATCCACAAGGACCACCTGCCTCCAGACTTCAACATAGAGCAGACCTTCATGTACAATGACCACTCCAAAGAACCCCTCCCCGCCCTGGACACCTAA